The DNA region CCTCCGCAGACTTGCACCGTCGTCCCCCCCTCCACCCGCGCCGCGCCTCGCGATGCACTACCTGCTCATGTACGACGTCGCGCCCGACTACCTCGCCCGCCGCGGCGAGTTTCGCGGCGCGCACCTCGCCCTCGGCTGGGCCGCGCACGCGCGCGGCGAGCTGGTGCTCGGCGGCGCGCTCGCGGATCCGGTGGACGGCGCGGTGCTGCTCTTCCGCGGCGACTCGCCGGCGGTCGCGGAGCGCTTCGCGGAGGCCGACCCGTACGTGACGAACGGGCTGGTGCGGACCTGGCGCGTGCGCCCGTGGACGACCGTCATCGGCGACGACGCGGCGACGCCGGTGCGCCCCGAGCCGGCATGAGCGCGGGCATGAGCGCGCCCGAGCCCTGGCTGCGCGGCCCGATCGCCGGCGTGCCGCCCACGCTGCA from Roseisolibacter agri includes:
- a CDS encoding YciI-like protein, encoding MHYLLMYDVAPDYLARRGEFRGAHLALGWAAHARGELVLGGALADPVDGAVLLFRGDSPAVAERFAEADPYVTNGLVRTWRVRPWTTVIGDDAATPVRPEPA